One segment of Meriones unguiculatus strain TT.TT164.6M chromosome X, Bangor_MerUng_6.1, whole genome shotgun sequence DNA contains the following:
- the LOC110544083 gene encoding acyl-CoA-binding domain-containing protein 6-like, whose translation MATPFLSAGATRGDSGGELSSRDNSGDMESPQTPKTETFRSLAEQFEKAAAHVQGLIQVASREQLLYLYARYKQVKVGNCNIPKPNFFDFEGKQKWEAWKDLGDSSPKQAMQEYIAAVKNLDPGWNPQVSEKKEKETNSGFGGPVVSSLYQEEDKNIFDYCRENNIDHITKAIKSKHVEVNVKDEEGKALLHWACDRGHKELVTVLLQHEADINYQDNEGQTALHYAAACEFLDIVDLLLLSGADPSLRDQDGSLPEEVTRWQSIFSGAATAQG comes from the coding sequence ATGGCCACACCGTTCCTATCCGCAGGGGCCACCAGGGGCGACAGCGGTGGGGAACTGAGCTCTAGGGACAACTCTGGTGATATGGAATCCCCCCAGACTCCCAAGACTGAGACGTTCCGGAGCCTGGCCGAGCAGTTTGAGAAGGCTGCCGCACACGTCCAAGGCCTGATTCAGGTGGCCAGCAGGGAGCAGCTCTTGTACCTGTACGCCAGGTACAAGCAGGTTAAAGTTGGCAATTGTAATATTCCCAAGCCAAACTTCTTTGATTTTGAAGGAAAGCAAAAGTGGGAAGCATGGAAAGACCTTGGTGACTCAAGCCCTAAACAAGCAATGCAAGAATATATCGCAGCAGTTAAAAACCTAGATCCAGGGTGGAATCCTCAGgtttcagagaagaaagaaaaagaaaccaatagTGGTTTTGGTGGGCCTGTCGTTAGTTCTCTAtatcaggaagaagacaaaaacatATTTGATTACTGCAGGGAGAACAACATTGACCATATAACCAAAGCCATCAAATCGAAACATGTGGAAGTGAATGTGAAAGATGAAGAGGGCAAAGCTCTGCTCCACTGGGCATGTGACCGAGGACATAAGGAACTAGTGACAGTCTTGCTACAGCATGAAGCTGACATTAATTATCAGGACAATGAAGGTCAGACAGCTCTTCACTATGCTGCTGCCTGTGAGTTTTTGGACATTGTGGATCTGCTTCTCTTGTCTGGCGCTGACCCCTCTCTCAGAGACCAAGACGGCTCTCTGCCAGAAGAGGTGACGAGATGGCAAAGCATTTTCTCTGGTGCTGCAACGGCACAGGGCTAG